A genome region from Methanobacterium subterraneum includes the following:
- a CDS encoding type 1 glutamine amidotransferase, giving the protein MDLKIYHMYPDLLNLYGDLGNVTCLAQRCQWRNINVEVVGFSMNHEVPLADGDLFFIGGGSDRGQNIVYSHLLKYTREMGDLIEDGAPVLAICGGYQLLGEKYIDAEGNDVPGLGIFDYQTRSEEGRLIGNIIIKNTLGLSPETMVGFENHGGRTYHDHQVLGKVVVGHGNNGKDHKEGMVYQNCIGTYLHGPLLPKNPHLADHLILKAMERKYGLNKLPCLEDGPEYNAHEKVLKLYSP; this is encoded by the coding sequence ATGGACCTGAAAATATATCATATGTACCCTGATCTTTTGAATCTCTACGGAGATCTGGGTAATGTAACCTGCCTAGCCCAGCGATGCCAATGGAGGAATATCAATGTTGAGGTGGTGGGGTTCAGTATGAATCACGAAGTACCCCTGGCCGATGGTGATCTGTTTTTCATTGGAGGCGGCTCAGATAGGGGGCAGAACATTGTTTACTCTCACCTTTTAAAGTACACCCGTGAAATGGGAGATTTGATTGAAGATGGTGCCCCAGTTCTGGCCATATGTGGGGGTTACCAGCTTTTAGGTGAAAAATACATTGATGCTGAGGGAAATGATGTTCCGGGTCTGGGAATATTTGATTACCAAACCCGTAGTGAAGAAGGACGGTTAATTGGAAATATAATCATTAAAAACACTTTAGGACTTTCCCCAGAGACCATGGTGGGGTTTGAAAATCATGGCGGTCGGACCTACCATGACCACCAAGTCCTGGGAAAAGTGGTAGTAGGTCATGGTAATAATGGCAAAGACCATAAGGAAGGCATGGTTTACCAGAACTGCATAGGGACCTATCTGCATGGCCCATTACTACCTAAAAATCCCCACTTGGCTGATCATCTTATTTTAAAGGCTATGGAACGGAAATATGGCTTAAATAAGTTACCCTGCCTTGAAGATGGTCCAGAATACAATGCCCATGAAAAAGTTCTAAAATTATATTCCCCATGA
- a CDS encoding Mur ligase family protein, producing MGFSINYSRFRYYLAVAGGKLASFVLQKILKSSASAMPGKVSMTIYPDILKVVNERCQNKIIITGTNGKTTTNNLLTHILTKEYPSVLSNLRGANMPQGLVSAFLHHREKYYDWGVFEVDEGSFKRVTTDLKPDYVLVTNFFRDQLDRYGEIEKAFQDILESLEPLDATLILNADDPLVSNFRKLHKRNIYYGVARNQYSTLQQGIVESRFCPACSSYLEYDYYNYGQLGGYQCPDCGFSNPSHDYQITDIDYQDHQYHYQFKDKNQEVEDITFAYEGIYNAYNCCAALSTALEMGLPLERVARSIEEFEYHLGRMENFQFPEKIVKIALVKNPIGLSETISSVSLDERKKSMLFVLNDNPADGRDVSWIWDAEVEKMGNVKNINKIYCSGRRAEDIALRLKYARVPVELMEVDDDMDSAIGKVLNEEVEIVYLLPTYTAVFQARELVLARLEGSGKKMSHFREYLKNLKFSRR from the coding sequence GTGGGATTCAGTATAAATTATTCAAGATTCAGGTATTATCTGGCAGTGGCCGGAGGTAAATTAGCCTCTTTCGTCCTTCAGAAAATCCTTAAAAGCAGTGCCAGTGCCATGCCTGGTAAAGTGTCCATGACCATCTACCCCGATATCCTGAAGGTGGTGAATGAGCGCTGTCAGAACAAGATCATCATCACCGGTACCAATGGTAAGACCACCACCAATAACCTCCTAACCCATATCTTAACCAAAGAATACCCATCAGTTTTATCCAATTTAAGGGGTGCTAACATGCCCCAGGGACTGGTGAGTGCCTTTCTACATCACCGTGAAAAGTATTATGATTGGGGAGTTTTTGAAGTGGATGAAGGCTCTTTTAAAAGAGTAACCACGGATCTTAAACCAGACTACGTTCTGGTGACCAATTTCTTCCGGGACCAACTGGATCGTTACGGGGAGATTGAAAAAGCATTCCAGGATATATTAGAATCCCTGGAACCATTGGATGCAACTTTAATCCTTAATGCTGATGATCCTCTGGTTTCAAACTTCCGAAAACTCCATAAAAGGAATATTTACTATGGGGTGGCCCGTAACCAGTACAGCACCCTCCAGCAGGGGATTGTGGAATCAAGATTCTGTCCTGCCTGCAGCAGTTACCTGGAATATGATTATTATAATTATGGGCAGTTAGGAGGTTACCAGTGCCCTGATTGTGGTTTTTCCAATCCTTCCCATGATTACCAGATAACCGATATTGATTATCAGGATCATCAGTACCATTATCAGTTTAAAGATAAGAATCAGGAAGTGGAAGATATTACCTTTGCTTATGAGGGGATTTACAATGCATATAATTGCTGCGCGGCATTGTCCACTGCCCTGGAGATGGGTCTCCCCCTAGAGAGAGTTGCCCGTTCCATTGAAGAATTTGAGTATCACTTGGGGCGGATGGAGAATTTCCAGTTCCCTGAAAAAATCGTTAAAATTGCCCTGGTTAAAAACCCCATTGGGCTCAGTGAAACCATAAGCAGTGTTTCTCTGGATGAAAGAAAAAAATCAATGCTATTCGTGCTTAACGACAATCCTGCCGATGGTAGGGATGTGTCCTGGATATGGGATGCAGAAGTAGAAAAAATGGGTAATGTAAAAAACATTAATAAAATCTATTGCTCCGGCCGTAGGGCTGAAGATATTGCTTTACGCCTAAAATACGCCAGGGTGCCTGTGGAACTAATGGAAGTGGATGATGATATGGATAGTGCTATAGGTAAGGTTTTAAATGAAGAGGTGGAAATTGTTTACTTATTACCAACTTACACTGCCGTTTTTCAGGCTCGTGAACTGGTACTAGCGCGTTTAGAAGGCTCTGGTAAAAAAATGTCCCATTTCCGCGAATATTTAAAGAATCTTAAGTTTTCCAGGCGATAG
- a CDS encoding cofactor-independent phosphoglycerate mutase, producing the protein MKYVVVIGDGMVDEPLKELNGETPLQKAKTPHMDFIAKNGSCGMLQTVPQGMEPGSDVANLSIMGYDPKKYYTGRGPLEAASIGATLKDDDVAFRCNLITQKDGLLADFNAGHISTAEAAELIESLNQAFFRYGKFYLGTSYRHLFVYNDKNAALLKSTPPHDEVGEPLQEHLLKGDNALNPSSENRDVLNNLSSKLNELMYKSSDVLENHPINQKRIDSGKNPANMIWLWGQGPKPHLPSFQEKYNLKGATITGVDLIKGIGTYLGLTNVNVPGATGFYDTDYCGKAKHALEALEDHDLIFIHVEAPDEAGHAGDIQEKISAIERIDQRILGKLIEELPSIDDYALAVLPDHPTPIDIRTHTSDPVPYAVYTPGCQADATELYSEVSVRKSFENNSKEIMDGYKFLEFFINYGNKGNTR; encoded by the coding sequence ATGAAATACGTTGTTGTTATTGGAGATGGGATGGTTGACGAACCATTAAAAGAACTCAATGGGGAAACACCTCTCCAGAAAGCTAAAACACCTCATATGGATTTTATAGCAAAAAACGGGTCCTGCGGGATGTTGCAGACCGTTCCTCAGGGAATGGAACCCGGATCAGATGTGGCCAACCTATCAATAATGGGTTACGACCCTAAAAAGTATTACACTGGCAGAGGCCCATTGGAAGCAGCCAGTATTGGAGCCACTCTCAAAGATGATGATGTGGCCTTCCGTTGTAATCTCATAACCCAAAAGGATGGTCTTCTTGCGGATTTTAATGCCGGGCACATCAGCACTGCAGAAGCTGCCGAGTTGATTGAAAGCTTAAACCAGGCCTTTTTCCGTTATGGGAAGTTTTATCTGGGGACCAGTTACCGACATTTATTTGTTTACAATGATAAAAATGCAGCCCTCCTTAAATCAACCCCACCCCATGATGAGGTGGGAGAACCCCTCCAGGAACACTTGCTAAAAGGAGATAATGCTTTGAACCCCTCATCAGAGAATAGGGATGTTTTAAATAATTTATCCTCCAAACTAAACGAATTAATGTATAAATCCTCAGATGTTCTGGAAAATCACCCAATAAACCAAAAAAGAATCGATTCAGGTAAAAATCCAGCTAACATGATATGGTTATGGGGACAGGGCCCTAAACCACACTTACCATCTTTCCAGGAAAAATACAACCTTAAAGGTGCAACCATAACTGGTGTGGATCTCATAAAAGGAATTGGAACCTATTTAGGGTTGACAAATGTCAATGTCCCTGGTGCCACTGGTTTTTATGATACTGATTACTGTGGTAAAGCTAAACATGCACTGGAAGCACTGGAAGACCATGACCTAATTTTCATCCATGTGGAAGCTCCAGATGAAGCAGGACATGCCGGTGATATTCAGGAAAAAATAAGTGCCATTGAACGCATCGACCAACGAATACTGGGAAAACTAATTGAAGAACTCCCATCTATAGATGATTATGCCTTGGCTGTATTACCAGACCATCCTACACCCATAGATATCAGAACCCATACTTCGGATCCTGTTCCCTATGCAGTGTACACTCCAGGTTGCCAGGCCGATGCAACAGAATTATACAGTGAAGTTTCCGTTAGAAAAAGCTTCGAAAATAATTCTAAAGAAATCATGGATGGTTACAAGTTCCTTGAATTCTTCATAAATTATGGGAACAAAGGAAACACCAGATAA
- a CDS encoding homoserine dehydrogenase, with protein sequence MKIIILGFGAVGQGVARVLSMKKEYLKSTYDLNPQIVAVTDRSGAAINVNGLDEEVLLETKNETGKISAYPEYGAAGVSSLQVLEDVDYDCLVEVTPTDIEDGEPARSHILKAMGDGKDVATSNKGPLALSFQELASSAQENGVEFKFEASVGGAMPIINFAHETLAGCSIESVYGILNGTTNYILSRMANEGSSYEQTLTEAQEMGIAETDPYQDVEGIDAACKIVILANSVLNLPVTLKDVEVEGISRITAESIALAKKEGLLIKLIGEASPDALEVSPRLVPKGSPFAVEGTLNVATLKTDLADDVTVVGKGAGSVETASAILSDILSIWKVRK encoded by the coding sequence ATGAAAATTATTATTTTAGGTTTTGGAGCAGTGGGACAGGGAGTGGCCCGTGTCCTGTCCATGAAAAAAGAGTATTTAAAGAGTACATATGACCTTAACCCCCAGATCGTTGCGGTGACTGATCGCTCCGGGGCTGCAATAAATGTAAATGGATTGGATGAAGAAGTACTCCTTGAAACCAAGAACGAAACTGGTAAAATATCTGCTTACCCAGAATACGGTGCTGCTGGTGTTTCCAGTCTTCAGGTTCTTGAGGATGTGGATTATGATTGCCTGGTGGAAGTTACTCCCACCGATATTGAAGATGGTGAACCAGCCCGTAGCCATATCCTGAAGGCCATGGGAGATGGTAAAGACGTAGCCACATCCAACAAGGGACCCCTTGCATTATCATTCCAGGAACTGGCCAGTTCAGCCCAAGAAAATGGGGTGGAATTTAAATTCGAAGCATCAGTGGGTGGTGCCATGCCCATAATTAACTTTGCCCACGAAACCCTGGCCGGGTGCAGTATAGAATCAGTTTATGGAATATTAAATGGAACCACCAATTATATTCTATCCAGAATGGCCAATGAAGGTTCTTCATATGAACAAACCCTAACTGAAGCACAGGAGATGGGCATAGCTGAAACTGATCCTTATCAGGATGTTGAGGGTATTGATGCTGCCTGCAAAATAGTCATACTGGCCAACTCTGTTTTAAACCTTCCTGTAACACTTAAAGATGTGGAAGTTGAGGGAATATCCAGAATAACTGCTGAATCAATTGCTTTAGCTAAGAAGGAAGGTTTGTTAATTAAACTTATCGGTGAAGCTTCACCAGATGCTCTTGAGGTATCACCCCGCCTTGTGCCTAAAGGATCTCCCTTTGCAGTGGAAGGCACCCTAAACGTGGCCACCCTTAAAACCGACCTAGCTGATGATGTAACGGTGGTGGGTAAAGGTGCAGGATCTGTGGAAACTGCCTCCGCCATTTTAAGCGATATTCTGAGTATCTGGAAAGTCCGGAAATAA
- a CDS encoding ACT domain-containing protein: MRFNLVLDLPDVPGQLLEVLEPMGRLGANIVAVIHQRDVKTERGTVPVQITIEGDKETLDKVMDSLEAKDIQIMAVDGVLRKEQITTVLVGDIVEEDVKETLTLLNQLEGVRVADLDLKMSDEPKNSATKIVMEADFGQKNEILKNIKEVGDQKGFLVINEV; the protein is encoded by the coding sequence ATGAGATTCAACCTTGTACTGGATTTACCAGATGTTCCAGGACAATTATTAGAAGTACTCGAACCAATGGGGAGGTTGGGGGCTAACATTGTTGCAGTTATTCACCAGAGAGATGTTAAAACTGAACGTGGAACAGTTCCGGTGCAAATAACCATAGAAGGAGATAAGGAAACCCTGGACAAGGTTATGGATTCACTGGAAGCCAAGGATATTCAGATAATGGCCGTGGATGGTGTTTTAAGGAAGGAACAGATCACCACAGTTCTGGTGGGGGATATTGTGGAAGAAGATGTTAAGGAAACTTTAACCCTGCTAAACCAGCTGGAAGGAGTACGGGTTGCTGATCTGGATCTTAAAATGTCCGATGAACCCAAAAATTCTGCCACCAAAATAGTTATGGAAGCAGATTTCGGACAGAAAAATGAAATACTCAAAAATATCAAAGAAGTTGGGGATCAGAAAGGCTTCCTGGTTATTAATGAAGTTTAA
- the gatC gene encoding Asp-tRNA(Asn) amidotransferase subunit GatC, which translates to MKIEKEAEEILQSFSEALKDIPELEETHYMVDNVNLSREDCAEDKDSSKIMRNAHVDEEGNLIAEKGKWVK; encoded by the coding sequence TTGAAGATTGAAAAAGAGGCTGAAGAGATACTCCAGAGCTTTTCTGAAGCCCTGAAAGACATACCTGAACTGGAAGAAACCCATTACATGGTGGATAATGTTAACTTATCACGGGAAGACTGTGCTGAGGATAAGGATTCCTCCAAGATCATGCGCAACGCCCATGTGGATGAAGAAGGTAACTTGATAGCAGAGAAAGGAAAGTGGGTTAAATGA
- the asnB gene encoding asparagine synthase (glutamine-hydrolyzing), whose amino-acid sequence MCAITGIIGIGENINKKLYDMLLTLKHRGPDSSGVYVDGTISRGKLEELTVPQGNLGLGHNLLSIVGSEVAQPLKHNEIILICNGEIYNYSQLYSEIVRESNYIFKTDSDSEIVLALINQYYNGSLSPCIMKVMERLDGDYTFAAYDGKDLVAVRDPLGVKPLYYGNENGIFGFASEKKALWKVGINETISLPPNSMLYYQKTASSHELIPLPSRLSWKVDPSSEKSKTKNTLINPDKEHFKRILKDLIQKSVQKRIRGLDKVGILFSGGVDSTLLAVICKNLGVQTDLYAVGSANSPDLIFARKVASDMDLPLYIQMVDEAIVREYTPMVLNAIEEWNVMKLGVGMTGYLAAKLAHENEERVMLSGQGADELFGGYHRYLDLYHQKGEGAQEDLKGDVENLYHVNLERDDKVCMASSVELRVPYLDLQIIDMAMDIPMTYKISDPSDKMRKCILREVANQLGVPQEIVKRPKKAAQYGSGIHKILRKRVLKDQEYMGQLKESFKFIDI is encoded by the coding sequence ATGTGTGCAATAACCGGTATCATTGGGATTGGGGAAAATATCAATAAAAAACTGTATGATATGTTACTGACCCTAAAACACCGCGGTCCGGATAGTTCCGGAGTTTATGTGGATGGTACAATATCCAGGGGTAAACTAGAGGAATTAACCGTACCACAGGGTAATCTAGGATTGGGCCATAACCTTCTATCAATTGTGGGATCAGAAGTTGCACAACCCTTAAAACATAACGAAATAATCCTTATCTGTAACGGGGAAATCTACAACTATTCCCAACTTTATTCTGAAATTGTAAGGGAATCAAATTATATTTTTAAGACAGACAGCGATTCAGAGATTGTTCTTGCCCTTATTAACCAATATTATAATGGTTCATTATCACCCTGCATCATGAAAGTCATGGAACGTTTAGATGGAGATTACACCTTCGCTGCCTATGATGGGAAGGATCTGGTGGCAGTTAGAGACCCCCTGGGAGTGAAACCACTTTATTATGGGAATGAAAATGGTATATTCGGTTTCGCCTCGGAAAAAAAGGCCCTGTGGAAAGTGGGGATTAATGAAACCATTAGTTTACCCCCTAATTCAATGTTATACTACCAGAAAACCGCATCTTCACACGAATTAATACCTTTACCATCAAGACTATCCTGGAAAGTAGATCCATCCTCAGAAAAATCAAAAACTAAAAATACCCTCATAAACCCTGATAAAGAGCATTTTAAAAGGATTTTAAAGGATCTTATTCAGAAATCTGTGCAAAAAAGGATCAGAGGATTGGATAAGGTAGGAATATTGTTCTCAGGAGGTGTGGACAGCACCCTCCTGGCAGTGATCTGTAAAAACCTGGGAGTTCAAACTGATCTCTATGCTGTGGGTAGTGCGAATTCACCAGACCTAATCTTCGCCCGTAAAGTAGCAAGTGATATGGATCTACCCCTTTATATCCAAATGGTTGATGAGGCTATTGTTAGAGAATACACCCCCATGGTATTAAATGCCATAGAAGAATGGAATGTTATGAAATTAGGGGTGGGAATGACTGGTTACTTGGCCGCAAAGCTGGCCCATGAAAATGAGGAGAGGGTGATGTTATCAGGTCAGGGTGCCGATGAACTCTTCGGAGGATACCACCGATACCTTGATCTTTACCATCAGAAGGGTGAAGGGGCTCAGGAAGATCTTAAGGGTGATGTGGAAAATCTTTACCACGTGAATCTGGAGCGTGACGACAAGGTGTGCATGGCCAGCAGTGTGGAACTCAGGGTCCCCTACCTTGACCTTCAAATTATAGATATGGCCATGGATATACCCATGACGTACAAGATAAGCGACCCGAGTGACAAAATGCGTAAGTGCATTCTCAGAGAAGTGGCCAATCAACTGGGTGTGCCCCAGGAGATTGTTAAAAGACCTAAAAAGGCAGCCCAGTATGGGTCAGGCATTCATAAAATCCTCAGAAAACGTGTTCTGAAAGACCAGGAATACATGGGGCAATTGAAAGAATCTTTTAAATTTATAGATATTTAA
- a CDS encoding helix-turn-helix domain-containing protein, with protein sequence MGVRGPKPGFVDVACPNKSCADYGKTENGNIVGNGTYQTKNGPVHKFICRTCSKSFTSHSNTILHDLRTNEETVFLALKMILKGMSLRSTAEVLGVKLDTVRRWLRIASEHSEEINKVLMKDIKVDKVELDELWTFVKKKQFREWSMNQKMKDGSG encoded by the coding sequence ATGGGTGTTCGTGGTCCTAAACCTGGTTTTGTGGATGTGGCTTGTCCTAACAAGAGCTGTGCAGATTACGGGAAAACTGAAAACGGTAATATTGTGGGTAATGGAACCTACCAGACAAAAAATGGTCCTGTTCACAAATTTATTTGTCGAACATGCTCTAAAAGTTTCACTTCACATTCAAATACAATATTACACGATTTAAGAACAAATGAAGAGACAGTTTTTTTGGCTTTGAAAATGATTTTAAAAGGCATGAGTTTACGGAGCACAGCAGAAGTTTTAGGTGTTAAACTGGATACTGTGCGCAGATGGCTGCGCATAGCTTCTGAACACAGCGAAGAAATAAACAAAGTCCTTATGAAAGACATAAAAGTTGATAAAGTGGAGTTAGATGAGTTGTGGACTTTTGTTAAAAAAAAACAGTTCCGAGAATGGAGCATGAATCAGAAGATGAAAGATGGATCTGGTTAA
- a CDS encoding transcriptional regulator translates to MRPPCEIVVWYVIPTIRSELAKELLNKGMKQKEISVLLDITQPAVSQYISDKRGHGIKFNDETQSLIREFAKGLAKGELTQKDLIPHICEICKKVKTDEVLCQLHQEKGKMPDNCNACMSNLNE, encoded by the coding sequence ATGAGACCTCCGTGTGAAATAGTAGTGTGGTACGTTATCCCCACCATAAGATCCGAGTTGGCCAAAGAACTCTTAAACAAAGGAATGAAACAAAAAGAAATTTCTGTTCTTTTAGATATAACTCAACCAGCAGTTTCCCAGTACATAAGTGATAAGAGGGGCCATGGAATCAAATTCAACGATGAAACACAATCTTTAATCAGAGAATTCGCTAAAGGACTGGCAAAGGGAGAACTGACCCAGAAGGATTTAATTCCCCATATTTGTGAAATCTGTAAAAAAGTGAAAACCGATGAGGTTCTCTGCCAGTTACACCAGGAAAAGGGTAAAATGCCAGATAACTGTAATGCTTGCATGTCAAACCTAAATGAATAA
- the hdrA gene encoding ferredoxin:CoB-CoM heterodisulfide reductase subunit HdrA — protein MTRNIFTANPAKEKLKVGVFLCRCGGNISDNVDMDRLRSSLDAELVEEFENLCSINGRKLIRDSIIDKDLDRVVVAACSPITHEKTFQKYVQPLNPYLMQMANIREQCSWVHLDYEQATNKAISLTNAAIEKAKYSEPINPLLRRTKKSVAVIGGGIAGITTALSLARQGIKTRIIEEKSTVGGSMVKIGKVFSPEKLAEECAMCLLNPLVNEVVENKNIKILTNSRLIRSERRAGNFNLIIEKKPGFVKEERCIACGSCAEVCPVEVPNSWNEGMTIRKAIYKSFPQAVPDVYTIDAENCIQCGECQETCKMDAIDFSMETEILSLNVGSVIIATGHQGFDLTKRPEYGYGRFPDVVSQMELARITGVNGPTEGQLLRPSNGEVPRRVVMIQCAGSRDDKPDGMPYCSKVCCMMAMKHANVIKHYYPETEVMICYTDMRTPGMYEKYLRYGQKRGIKLIRGRAGEVTWKNGTLVVRAEESLRNEPLEIETDMVVLSEAILPSEGTKEVAKLLDVGLTEDMFIRESHPKIKPVNTDVEGIYVCGTAQGPKDITDSISQANAASAKVAELMNGNLEVEPFVAEIDSDRCSMCKQCLNICKYKAIYLEEDHLKTDPIACKGCGVCLSQCQDEAINIRGNADEKLFAVIAGALKNKNKGERVILTFLDNVGYLAADNMGINKINYPESIRIIKLPSVNRLMIKHILYAFENGADGIFLGEYPDDIMYPHIKEKVKQLKKVLEESNINPNRLTLHRVYIPYFRGLANKLTLFDQEIISLNQDQYTADCGGESSA, from the coding sequence TTGACTAGAAACATTTTTACTGCTAACCCTGCCAAGGAAAAGCTTAAGGTGGGTGTTTTTCTATGCCGCTGCGGTGGTAACATATCCGATAACGTGGACATGGACCGATTAAGATCATCGTTGGATGCGGAATTAGTGGAGGAATTTGAGAATTTATGCTCAATAAATGGCCGTAAATTGATCAGGGATTCCATTATTGATAAAGACCTTGATCGGGTAGTGGTGGCCGCCTGTTCACCCATCACCCATGAAAAAACCTTCCAGAAATATGTTCAACCCCTAAACCCCTACCTTATGCAGATGGCTAACATCCGTGAACAATGCTCCTGGGTGCATCTTGACTATGAACAAGCCACCAATAAGGCTATTTCACTTACCAACGCTGCTATTGAAAAGGCAAAATATTCAGAACCCATAAATCCTTTACTGCGACGTACCAAGAAGAGTGTAGCAGTTATTGGTGGTGGTATAGCTGGGATTACCACCGCTCTTTCCCTGGCAAGGCAGGGTATAAAAACCCGTATTATTGAAGAAAAATCCACAGTAGGTGGATCCATGGTGAAGATTGGTAAAGTTTTTTCTCCAGAGAAACTGGCCGAAGAATGTGCCATGTGTCTTTTAAATCCACTGGTTAACGAGGTGGTGGAGAATAAAAATATCAAGATCCTAACCAACTCCCGGCTTATAAGATCAGAACGAAGAGCAGGGAATTTCAATTTAATCATAGAGAAAAAACCAGGATTTGTGAAGGAAGAACGTTGCATAGCCTGTGGAAGTTGTGCAGAAGTATGCCCGGTGGAGGTACCCAACTCCTGGAATGAAGGCATGACCATCCGTAAAGCCATTTACAAATCTTTTCCCCAAGCAGTTCCTGATGTTTACACCATCGATGCAGAAAACTGTATACAGTGCGGGGAGTGCCAGGAAACCTGTAAAATGGATGCCATTGATTTTTCCATGGAAACCGAAATCTTATCACTCAATGTGGGTTCAGTTATTATCGCCACCGGTCATCAGGGATTTGACCTTACCAAAAGACCAGAATACGGATACGGGCGATTCCCGGATGTGGTCTCCCAGATGGAGTTAGCCAGAATTACGGGTGTAAATGGCCCCACTGAAGGGCAATTACTACGCCCCTCCAATGGAGAAGTGCCCCGCAGAGTGGTGATGATACAGTGCGCGGGTTCAAGGGATGATAAACCAGATGGCATGCCCTACTGTTCCAAGGTCTGCTGTATGATGGCCATGAAACACGCTAATGTCATTAAACATTATTATCCGGAGACCGAGGTTATGATCTGCTACACCGATATGAGAACCCCTGGAATGTACGAAAAATATCTCCGATACGGGCAGAAAAGAGGTATTAAATTAATCAGAGGCCGAGCGGGCGAAGTAACATGGAAAAATGGAACACTGGTGGTTCGGGCAGAGGAAAGTCTCAGAAACGAACCCTTAGAAATCGAAACCGATATGGTAGTCCTGTCTGAGGCAATTTTACCTTCTGAAGGAACTAAAGAAGTGGCCAAACTTCTGGATGTGGGTTTAACCGAGGATATGTTCATCCGGGAAAGCCACCCCAAAATAAAACCAGTCAACACCGATGTGGAAGGTATTTATGTTTGCGGAACCGCCCAGGGACCCAAAGACATTACAGATAGTATTTCCCAGGCCAATGCTGCATCAGCTAAAGTAGCTGAGCTTATGAATGGTAACTTGGAAGTTGAACCCTTCGTGGCTGAGATCGATTCTGACCGCTGCAGTATGTGTAAACAGTGCCTTAATATATGCAAATACAAGGCCATTTACCTTGAGGAAGATCACCTTAAAACTGACCCCATTGCCTGCAAAGGTTGTGGTGTCTGTCTTTCCCAATGCCAAGATGAAGCAATTAACATCCGAGGTAATGCTGATGAAAAATTATTTGCAGTTATCGCAGGCGCCCTTAAAAATAAAAACAAAGGTGAACGCGTTATTTTAACATTTCTGGATAATGTGGGGTACCTCGCAGCAGACAATATGGGTATTAACAAGATCAACTATCCTGAATCAATACGTATCATTAAACTACCCTCTGTGAACCGTTTAATGATAAAACATATTTTATACGCCTTTGAAAATGGTGCCGATGGTATATTCTTAGGAGAATATCCTGATGATATAATGTATCCCCATATAAAAGAAAAGGTGAAACAGTTGAAAAAAGTGTTAGAAGAAAGTAACATCAACCCCAACCGTTTAACACTGCACCGGGTGTACATACCATACTTCAGGGGATTGGCCAATAAATTAACCCTTTTTGACCAGGAAATTATCTCTCTAAATCAGGATCAGTACACTGCTGACTGTGGTGGGGAAAGCTCGGCATGA